From the genome of Cloacibacillus sp. An23:
TCTTCGTACTGCTTGTCCACGGTGAGCATGACGAGTATGCCGTAGGAGACTATCTCTCCGTGCAGATGATGGTTGGCCTCTATCGCGGGAAGTATCGTGAATCCGTTGTAGAGCGCGTGAGCCATGCCGGTCGTATAGTCTACCTGCACGAAGTTGGAGACGAAGCCGGTCGATACGATTATCGCGAGCACGACTTCGGTGAGCTCGTCGCTGACGCGGTGTTCCTCGCAGTCGGTCATCGCCTGGCGTCCCCAGCGTATTATCGGCGCGGCGCACATGGTGCTGAGCGCTATGCCCATCGCGTCGGAGTGGCACGGCGTGTCGTTGCGCGAGGAAATGGTGCACTCGTAGTGCTTCGCCATCGTGTCGCCCATTCCGGCCCAGAGGTATCTGACAGGGGCGTTGGCTATTATCTCTGTGTCGATGAAGATGTGGTTCGGCGGGATCTTCGAGAACGAATATTCGCGCAGACTCCCGTCGGGATGATAGACGATGCCTAGGCTAGTGCAGGCGGCGCAGGTCGAGGCTATCGTCGGGAAGGTGAAGAACGGCTTCTTCGTGTCGTGCGCAAGCACCTTGCAGGCGTCGATGGCCTTTCCGCCGCCGACGGCGAAGATCATGTCCGCGCCGGCCGCCTTCGGGCGCAGCATCTCGACGTTCTCGAGCGAAGCCTCGCCGCCGTACCAGTGTACGCCGGCAACCTCAAGCTTGGAGCCCTCTATCGCCTTGAGTATTTTATCCTTCGCCGCGGCGAGAGCCTTCTCGCCTCCTATTATCACGACTTTCTTTCCGTACTGTTCGCATACTCCCGCTATGTCGTCGTAGGCATCCGTGCCTACGGTGTATCCCGGAAACATCGTCCTCTGCATTATAAAATTCTGCTCCTTTCGTACTGATCCGTTTTATTTTAAATTTCAGCGGTTTGCGCGCCGCGTTACTTCGCCGCGCGCACAGGCTCGCCTGT
Proteins encoded in this window:
- a CDS encoding iron-containing alcohol dehydrogenase family protein; the encoded protein is MQRTMFPGYTVGTDAYDDIAGVCEQYGKKVVIIGGEKALAAAKDKILKAIEGSKLEVAGVHWYGGEASLENVEMLRPKAAGADMIFAVGGGKAIDACKVLAHDTKKPFFTFPTIASTCAACTSLGIVYHPDGSLREYSFSKIPPNHIFIDTEIIANAPVRYLWAGMGDTMAKHYECTISSRNDTPCHSDAMGIALSTMCAAPIIRWGRQAMTDCEEHRVSDELTEVVLAIIVSTGFVSNFVQVDYTTGMAHALYNGFTILPAIEANHHLHGEIVSYGILVMLTVDKQYEERDRVLAFNKSIGLPTRLADIDVTVEDLPAATEKALQGIDVRVYPYEVTQQMLIDGVMELEALQK